Proteins encoded in a region of the Streptomyces sp. NBC_00513 genome:
- a CDS encoding VOC family protein has translation MDFVSVRIITGDVARLVAFYERATGLSANWANEDFAELRTASAVLAIGSTRTVPLFAPGSARPADNHSVILEFLVDDVDSIHRNLSGFVEDFVNEPTTMPWGNRALLFRDPDGNLVNFFTPVTPAAREKFAR, from the coding sequence ATGGACTTCGTCTCCGTCCGCATCATCACGGGCGACGTGGCCCGCCTCGTCGCGTTCTACGAGCGCGCCACCGGCCTGTCGGCGAACTGGGCCAACGAGGACTTCGCCGAGCTCAGGACCGCCTCGGCCGTCCTGGCGATCGGCAGCACCCGCACCGTCCCTCTGTTCGCACCCGGATCCGCCCGCCCCGCCGACAACCACAGCGTCATCCTCGAATTCCTCGTCGACGACGTGGACAGCATCCACCGGAATCTGAGCGGCTTCGTGGAGGACTTCGTCAACGAGCCCACCACGATGCCCTGGGGGAACCGCGCACTCCTGTTCCGTGACCCGGACGGCAACCTGGTCAACTTCTTCACCCCCGTCACGCCGGCCGCCCGCGAGAAGTTCGCCCGCTGA